The genomic DNA TTCAAAAATTCGGACGGTTGCACCGAGGCAAAGCCAAAGCTGATCCAGCGCACCGCACCCTTGCCAAAATCCGTCCCGATTACCGGCAAAACGGCCAATGCCGCAAAGGCGCCCAAAAAGCCCAGCACCCCCAAGCGGCGGATCATCAGCGGCGGCATCATCGAAACGCCCAGCATCACTGCAAGGCCGATGGTGCCGAAAAACGCTTGCCGTTTGACGTAGTAAAACCCGTCCAGCCCGTTGCGCTGCGCCAGCGGTACCGAAGCTGCAAGCCCAAGCAAAAGCCCGATGCCAAAAAGCGCGAAAACCGCCGTTAGGGACCAGCGATCAATGCTGCGCCACCAACGTGGGAGAATGGGGTCCACCACCCGACTGGGTGAGGAACCATAGACCATGTCAGTCATGGGGTACCGCCTGATTTTGCCTGCATACTGCCGTCATGCCCGGATGTGTCCCCGGATCTTCCCCAAAGTTTAGCGAAGATCGCGCGCCATGGCTAGAGGGAAGCGCAAGCCCGACCCTTCAAAACGGATTTTTAAGGGCAGAGGCTTTGACGGAATGCAGGCAAAATCGCTCTAAGGTAAAGAACGCCGCCGGCGTTACCCGCCAAGCGACACTTTCACGCAGGCGCAAAAATCATCTCCGCGCTTCTCGAAGTTCGGATATTGGTCAAAAGAGGCCGCCGCCGGGGCGAGCAACACCACATCCCCTGCCTCGGCCTCGGCGGCCGCACGCTCCACCGCGACGGCCATGGTTTCGCACAGCTCATAAGGGGTGTCGCCCAGCTCCAGCGCGAAATCACGGGCGGAATGGCCGATCAGATAGGCTTTGGCAACAGCACCCAAATAGGGGACCAACCCCTTGATGCCGCCCTCTTTGCCCATGCCGCCCGCAATCCAGCGAATGCGTGCAAAGGCCTGCAACGCCTTGGCCGCACTATCGACATTGGTCGCCTTGCTGTCGTTGACAAAGCGCACACCGTCCCGCTCGCCCACCAGTTGACTGCGATGCGGCAAGCCGCCAAAGCTGCGCAGCGCCTGCTCTATCACCTTCGGGCCGATCCCGAGGCTGCGCACCGCCGCATAGGCCGCACAAGCGTTTTGATGGTTATGCGCCCCCGGCAGCCCCGCAATGGCACGCAAATCAATCGAGGCCACCTGCCGCCCCTTGCGCCATTCGCTCAGGAACCCCTTGCGTACAAAGACCGACCAGCCGAACCCCTCCAGCTTTTGCCCCGAAGAAATCCGGATCACCCGATCATCCTGCGGCCCTTCGGCCATTTGTCCGGCAAGAAACTGCCCCTCCACCTCATCCACACCGATCACGGCGCGGTCAGGCCCACCCTCGGCGAACAAGCGGCGTTTGGCGGCGAAATAGCCCCCCATGCCGTGATGGCGATCCAGATGATCGGGCGAAAGATTGGTGAAAACCGCGATGTCGGGGGTCAACGACCGGGCAAGCTCTGTCTGGTAGCTCGACAGTTCCAGCACGATCACCTCACCGTCGATGCCCGGATCGATATCCAAAACACCGCGCCCGATGTTGCCCGCCATCTGACACGGCCTGCCCGCCACCTCTAGGATGTGATGGATCAGCGCGGTCGTGGTGGATTTGCCGTTTGAACCCGTCACCGCAATCACGCGGGGCGTGGTGTCAAACCCGTCCCAATCATCATTGGCAAAGCTGCGAAAGAACAGCCCGATGTCATTGTCCACCGGAACGCCGGCCTTTAGGGCGGCGGCGATCACGCGGTTGGGTTCAGGGTAAAGATGCGGGATACCCGGTGATGTGATAAGGGCCGCGACCCCATCAAACGCGCCGTTGCGGCCCAGATCGGAAATCTCGAAGCCTTCGGCCTGCGCGGCCTCGCGGGCCTCGGCGCTGTCATCCCAGACGACCGGCACGGCACCGCCCGCCAGCAATGCCCGCGCCGTCGCAAGGCCGGACCGCCCAAGCCCCAGAACAGCAACCTTCTGGTCAACAAAACAGGTAACAGGAATCATGGCGCGCCTTTCAAACAGGTTTGGCCGCACAATGGGCGGGCAAGGCGGGGGGGTTCAAGCCCCCTTTACGCCCGGCTTAACGCAGTTTCAACGTGGCAAGCCCGATCAGCGCAAGGATCAACGAGATAATCCAGAAACGGATGACGATCTGCGGCTCTGCCCAGCCTTTCTTTTCAAAGTGGTGATGGATCGGCGCCATCAAAAACACCCGCCGTCCCGTGCGCTTGAAATAAAGCACTTGGATGATGACCGACATCGCCTCCACCACGAACAAGCCGCCGACGATTGCCAAGACGATCTCATGCTTGGTGCAAACCGCGATGGCACCAAGCGCGCCGCCCAAAGCCAGCGATCCGGTATCGCCCATGAACACCGCCGCTGGCGGGGCGTTATACCACAAGAACCCCAATCCCCCGCCGAAGAGGGCCGCAGTAAAGATAAACAGTTCACCCGTGCCGGGAATGAAATGGACCCCCAGATAATCGGTATAGTTATAGTTGCCAACGATATAAGAAATAACACCCAAGGTAGAGGCCGCAATCATCACCGGCATAATCGCAAGCCCGTCCAGCCCGTCCGTCAGGTTCACCGCATTGGCCGAACCGACAATCACAATCATCCCGAAGGGCACAAAGAACCAGCCAAGGTCAAGCAGCACATTCTTGAACACGGGCAAAGCAAGGTTGTAGGAAAGCGCCTCAGGGTGGTAATGCGCCGCCGCGGCCGTAGCCAGAAAGGCAATGATCAGCCCAAGGACAATACGCACCCTGGACGATACACCCTTGGTATTTTGCTTGGAAACCTTGGCATAATCATCGGCAAAGCCGATCAACCCAAAGGAAAACGTCACACCCAGCACGATCCAGACATAGGGGTTGTCCAGCCGCGCCCAAAGCAGGGTCGAAAACAACAGCGCCGACAGGATCAGCAAGCCGCCCATCGTCGGCGTGCCCACCTTGGCGAGGTGCCCTTGCGGGCCGTCATCGCGGATCGGCTGGCCCTTGCCCTGACGACGCCGCAGCATATTGATCAGCGGTTTGCCAAAGATAAACCCGAAGATAAGTGCGGTAAAAAACGCCATTCCTGCGCGAAAGGTGATGTAGCGAAACAGGTTAAAAACATCGCCGCCGTCCGAAAATTCAGTAAGCCAATAGAGCATTCACGCGTTTCCTTGATGTA from Pseudorhodobacter turbinis includes the following:
- the murD gene encoding UDP-N-acetylmuramoyl-L-alanine--D-glutamate ligase encodes the protein MIPVTCFVDQKVAVLGLGRSGLATARALLAGGAVPVVWDDSAEAREAAQAEGFEISDLGRNGAFDGVAALITSPGIPHLYPEPNRVIAAALKAGVPVDNDIGLFFRSFANDDWDGFDTTPRVIAVTGSNGKSTTTALIHHILEVAGRPCQMAGNIGRGVLDIDPGIDGEVIVLELSSYQTELARSLTPDIAVFTNLSPDHLDRHHGMGGYFAAKRRLFAEGGPDRAVIGVDEVEGQFLAGQMAEGPQDDRVIRISSGQKLEGFGWSVFVRKGFLSEWRKGRQVASIDLRAIAGLPGAHNHQNACAAYAAVRSLGIGPKVIEQALRSFGGLPHRSQLVGERDGVRFVNDSKATNVDSAAKALQAFARIRWIAGGMGKEGGIKGLVPYLGAVAKAYLIGHSARDFALELGDTPYELCETMAVAVERAAAEAEAGDVVLLAPAAASFDQYPNFEKRGDDFCACVKVSLGG
- the mraY gene encoding phospho-N-acetylmuramoyl-pentapeptide-transferase, with translation MLYWLTEFSDGGDVFNLFRYITFRAGMAFFTALIFGFIFGKPLINMLRRRQGKGQPIRDDGPQGHLAKVGTPTMGGLLILSALLFSTLLWARLDNPYVWIVLGVTFSFGLIGFADDYAKVSKQNTKGVSSRVRIVLGLIIAFLATAAAAHYHPEALSYNLALPVFKNVLLDLGWFFVPFGMIVIVGSANAVNLTDGLDGLAIMPVMIAASTLGVISYIVGNYNYTDYLGVHFIPGTGELFIFTAALFGGGLGFLWYNAPPAAVFMGDTGSLALGGALGAIAVCTKHEIVLAIVGGLFVVEAMSVIIQVLYFKRTGRRVFLMAPIHHHFEKKGWAEPQIVIRFWIISLILALIGLATLKLR